The following coding sequences lie in one Capsicum annuum cultivar UCD-10X-F1 chromosome 5, UCD10Xv1.1, whole genome shotgun sequence genomic window:
- the LOC107870220 gene encoding uncharacterized protein LOC107870220 isoform X1 produces the protein MAKIDQHKDHSVEKSTEEGRGRGNSSGSKEEGELSASENDDQSDCFPDQLTSSDAAPLDQHVHIDTMNENFQDTQAGLTSYFAEKNTSSSKKGCSIDVPSRNSQESAHLKSSKKSREHFVPFLISFSDDSGSDCENSGQKKISASKNRTLAADKFIKPPAPAPRRPQKSQKITRNVAKMPNKEAHKVSSLLTKPNGGTYGNAAHMHSLRKFNNSNMVATFDHGKRTNVHMNSSKLHDLRQLIALRENQLNLERLQNTKQLTSASHRDANFVNKRNLVVRASRETTHDNLQGLKEPDKKRQKIVSPNPSWGFSNSQEMMSVVIGSEKCAIKDSNHPQPTDHSSHGEKYPSCSVITGQLKQKEYQGSSSSTNPSLTLKDGIDAARNHNQSSSNSSKEVASKAANKLVTSRDKAKHATELCSQYNQPLLQQKVSSGLAGVNVPEKSDTNLVRSNENTQKPAPDSNIIAASTHGAGSNARANVRKISLNFPSFWNCYDEPNISGSSSIDLQSLLNLEELQDKELEEAQECRRKCEIEERNALKSYRKAQRALLEANARCSHLYSRREQYSSQLRELMMGNPNLLLSCGSPDQIGIRLDSSPAISDVNLHLIPNSSCAVQSTFDLNNQQRSNLNVHPNNVALQNVSSVQEHYNLASDPCSEPDCFTFKPHNEDNGANDMCSPSEDFNTSQNEDEGRFLFEDKSPENHLDYQGKEKSRADMDKNTNNASEGQSAMNSSQDSLLLEASLRSQLFERLRMRTLRQKESPQESLDAVTEGRTENNEVVGRVATDDRLCSDSERENEPQQGFNLQGRDMMSTMFKMPTEVDQPCNNEKFGSDSASPSSYICLDNCITPGNDKSQFASSVTFSYPILKSAILDFKVSDSMDLLKLQSRNSIVQTSHDQGEDNFGSSTTPSISSSVSVEAASLDLIGSKSGSYSCNFTIDPLWPLCIFELRGKCNNPECSMQHVRDYSSGSRMKVPVDTDDKVGSPAQGQISSAKTTLTKSLDCLNLAPPTYLVGLDVLKADLQSCKSIPSHEYSQLWVKCFSLSIVLSSQLPTALPSDELLFYGANARVEVQGGWNRQSLYFQSRNGSSGLSKELFAADDQIVEMALLNLNQEANKLKGRLKALELLAQALEANPTSAVVWIVYLLLYYSSQKSIGKDDMFKYAVDHIECSYELWLLYINSRTQLDERLAAYDAALLALCRHASASDRNALFASAGILDIFLQMMNCLCMSGNIATAIDKITELRPTEEKSDSPLRPSLPGILKCLTISDKCVFWVCCVYLVVYRRLPINVLQRFEYQKEISSIDWPSTDLTFDEKQRAVSLMELAVDSLALFIDREALEDEANLRAAHLFAVNHVRCAMVLKGLDCSRSLLENYVTLYPLCLELVLMLARAEYDFADGSFEGFEDALANWFDEVPGVQCIWNQYVQCALQDRKRDFVEELMARWFQYSWKHRYSQNSCLDPVDGDSSKSLPQSASVSDVAALFSNSSPNDIVFGMLNCSIYKLLQNDYAEAQLAVDRALEAASAESYNHCVRERLLFRHAENLHNDWQVLRLLSGYLADKRASNTSEPLSREFLQRIKKPRVRQLVGKLLCPVSLEPSMLNTVLEAWYGPSLLPEKKLTNFVDMVESLMAILPSNHHLAICVCKQLTRTSSPANASDGVFFWGSSLLINALFQAVPVAPEYVWVEAADILHDLTGSRSLSISFLKRALSIYPFSTMLWKSYINFSEAEGDSGSVKEAAMAKGIKLQ, from the exons GATCAGAGTGATTGTTTCCCCGATCAGCTTACAAGCAGTGATGCTGCTCCGTTGGATCAGCATGTTCACATTGATACAATGAATGAGAATTTTCAGGATACGCAGGCAG GACTTACATCGTACTTTGCAGAAAAAAATACTTCTTCCAGCAAAAAGGGTTGCTCGATTGATGTGCCTTCTAGAAATTCTCAAGAATCAGCTCATCTGAAGAGTTCTAAAAAGAGTCGAGAGCATTTTGTACCATTTCTGATAAGCTTCTCAGATGACAGTGGCAGTGACTGTGAAAATTCTGGACAGAAGAAGATTTCAGCAAGTAAAAACAGAACCTTGGCTGCAGATAAATTTATTAAACCACCAGCCCCTGCTCCTCGAAGACCTCAGAAATCGCAAAAGATTACTAGAAATGTGGCAAAGATGCCAAACAAAGAGGCTCACAAAGTTTCTTCTTTATTGACCAAACCTAATGGAGGCACTTACGGAAATGCTGCACATATGCATAGTTTGAGAAAATTTAACAACTCAAATATGGTAGCTACCTTTGACCATGGGAAAAGAACAAATGTACATATGAATTCTAGTAAACTTCATGACTTGCGGCAGTTGATCGCACTTCGCGAGAATCAATTGAATCTTGAGAGATTACAGAATACCAAACAATTAACTTCAGCTTCGCATAGAGATGCAAATTTTGTCAATAAGAGGAATTTGGTGGTGAGGGCATCTAGAGAAACTACTCATGATAATTTGCAAGGACTAAAAGAACCAGACAAGAAACGCCAAAAGATTGTTTCGCCGAATCCAAGTTGGGGTTTCTCAAACTCCCAAGAAATGATGTCTGTGGTTATAGGATCAGAAAAGTGTGCAATAAAGGATTCCAATCACCCTCAACCAACTGATCATAGCAGTCATGGAGAAAAATATCCATCTTGCTCAGTCATTACTGGACAGCTGAAACAAAAAGAGTATCAGGgctcttcttcttcaacaaatcCATCTCTCACTCTCAAAGATG GTATAGATGCCGCAAGGAATCACAATCAGAGTTCCAGCAATTCGTCAAAAGAAGTTGCAAGTAAAGCTGCCAATAAATTGGTAACTTCTCGA GACAAGGCAAAGCATGCCACTGAACTATGTAGTCAATACAATCAGCCTCTCTTACAGCAGAAAGTGAGTTCTGGGCTTGCTGGTGTTAATGTACCTGAAAAGAGTGACACCAATCTAGTCAGATCTAATGAAAACACGCAGAAGCCCGCTCCAGATAGTAACATCATTGCAGCCTCTACCCACGGTGCAGGCAGCAATGCAAGGGCCAATGTT AGAAAGATTTCTCTGAACTTTCCGAGCTTTTGGAACTGCTATGATGAGCCGAATATTAGTGGAAGCAGCAGCATAGACTTGCAATCATTGTTGAATTTAGAAGAACTTCAAGATAAAGAACTGGAAGAAGCACAGGAATGTCGCCGCAAGTGCGAGATTGAAGAAAGAAATGCTCTGAAATCTTACCGAAAGGCTCAAAGGGCCTTGCTTGAAGCTAATGCTAGATGCTCTCACCTATACAGTAGAAGAGAACAATATTCATCCCAACTTCGAGAACTTATGATGGGAAATCCAAATTTGTTACTGTCTTGTGGGTCTCCTGACCAAATTGGAATTAGATTGGACTCCTCACCTGCAATTTCTGATGTTAATTTGCATTTAATTCCCAATTCAAGTTGTGCAGTGCAGTCTACATTTGACTTAAACAATCAACAGAGATCCAATTTAAATGTCCATCCAAATAATGTCGCTCTTCAAAATGTATCCAGTGTTCAAGAGCATTATAATTTGGCGTCTGATCCATGTAGTGAGCCTGATTGTTTCACATTCAAGCCTCATAATGAAGATAATGGTGCAAATGACATGTGCTCCCCTTCTGAGGATTTCAATACGTCTCAAAATGAGGACGAAGGGAGATTTCTGTTCGAAGATAAATCTCCAGAAAACCATCTGGACTATCAAGGAAAGGAAAAATCCAGAGCTGACATGGACAAGAATACGAACAATGCATCAGAGGGGCAATCAGCAATGAATAGTTCTCAGGATTCTTTACTCCTTGAAGCATCTTTGCGTTCTCAGCTTTTTGAAAGACTAAGGATGAGAACTTTGCGCCAGAAGGAGAGCCCACAAGAGAGCCTGGATGCTGTTACTGAAGGCAGAACAGAAAATAATGAGGTTGTGGGAAGGGTGGCAACGGACGATAGATTATGCTCTGATTCAGAGCGAGAGAATGAGCCACAACAAGGTTTTAACTTGCAAG GTCGTGACATGATGAGTACGATGTTTAAGATGCCTACAGAGGTGGACCAGCCATGCAACAATGAGAAGTTTGGTTCTGATTCTGCATCCCCTTCATCTTATATTTGTCTAGATAATTGTATCACCCCAGGCAACGACAAATCTCAGTTCGCAAGCTCGGTCACCTTTTCATATCCTATCTTGAAGAGTGCTATCTTAGACTTTAAGGTTTCAGATTCCATGGATTTACTCAAATTACAGAGTAGAAATTCCATTGTACAAACTTCTCATGATCAGGGGGAAGACAATTTTGGTAGCAGCACCACTCCAAGCATTTCAAGTTCGGTCTCGGTTGAAGCAGCTTCACTGGATTTAATTGGCAGTAAGAGTGGGTCTTACTCTTGCAATTTTACCATTGACCCGCTTTGGCCACTTTGTATCTTTGAACTTCGGGGGAAGTGCAATAATCCTGAGTGTTCTATGCAACATGTTAGAGACTACTCTTCTGGCAGTAGAATGAAGGTGCCAGTGGATACCGATG ACAAGGTTGGATCACCAGCTCAAGGACAGATATCCTCTGCTAAAACAACTCTTACCAAGTCACTCGACTGCCTTAATTTGGCTCCCCCAACTTATTTGGTTGGCTTGGATGTTCTGAAAGCTGATCTGCAGTCATGTAAATCTATCCCAAGTCATGAGTACAGTCAACTGTGGGTGAAGTGCTTCAGTCTTTCCATTGTTCTGTCAAGTCAGCTGCCCACTGCTCTGCCATCTGATGAGCTGTTATTTTATGGTGCTAATGCTCGTGTTGAGGTCCAGGGTGGTTGGAATAGGCAATCACTTTATTTTCAGAGCAGAAATGGATCATCG GGTCTAAGCAAGGAACTATTTGCTGCTGATGATCAGATTGTAGAAATGGCTCTTCTTAATCTCAATCAGGAGGCTAATAAATTGAAAGGAAGGTTAAAG GCTCTTGAACTCCTTGCTCAAGCTTTGGAAGCTAATCCTACGTCAGCAGTTGTCTGGATTGTTTACCTGTTACTTTACTATAGCAGTCAGAAGTCCATTGGAAAGGATGACATGTTCAAATATGCG GTTGATCACATCGAATGCTCTTACGAACTCTGGCTTTTATATATAAATAGTCGAACACAGCTGGATGAGAGGTTGGCTGCATATGATGCTGCACTCTTGGCCCTGTGTCGCCACGCATCTGCATCTGACAGGAATGCTCTTTTTGCCAGTGCTGGCATATTGGATATATTTTTGCAGATGATGAATTGTCTGTGCATGTCTGGGAATATTGCTACAGCCATTGATAAAATCACTGAGCTACGTCCAACAGAAGAGAAATCTGATAGCCCGCTCAGACCGTCTCTTCCTGGTATCCTTAAATGCTTAACCATTTCTGATAAATGTGTTTTCTGGGTCTGTTGTGTCTACTTGGTTGTGTACAGGAGACTTCCTATTAACGTTCTGCAGCGGTTTGAATATCAGAAAGAAATTTCTTCCATAGATTGGCCATCTACTGACTTGACCTTTGATGAGAAGCAACGTGCTGTCTCTCTGATGGAATTAGCAGTTGATTCTCTAGCGTTATTCATTGATAGAGAGGCTCTTGAAGATGAAGCAAACCTCAGGGCAGCACACCTGTTTGCAGTCAATCACGTTAGATGTGCAATGGTGCTTAAGGGTTTAGATTGTAGTAGGAGTTTGTTAGAGAACTATGTCACATTGTATCCATTATGTCTAGAACTTGTTTTGATGTTAGCTCGGGCAGAATATGATTTTGCAGATGGAAGTTTTGAAGGTTTTGAAGATGCTTTAGCCAATTGGTTTGATGAAGTTCCTGGAGTGCAATGTATTTGGAACCAGTATGTCCAATGCGCACTCCAAGATAGGAAAAGAGATTTTGTTGAGGAATTAATGGCTCGATGGTTCCAGTATTCATGGAAACACAGATATTCTCAAAATAGTTGTCTGGATCCAGTAGATGGTGACAGCTCCAAGTCTTTACCACAGTCTGCTTCAGTATCTGATGTTGCTGCTCTCTTTTCCAATTCTAGCCCGAACGATATTGTATTTGGGATGCTGAACTGTTCTATCTATAAGCTATTACAAAATGACTACGCTGAAGCTCAATTAGCCGTTGATCGGGCATTGGAGGCTGCTTCTGCTGAGAGTTACAATCACTGTGTGAGAGAACGTCTCTTGTTCCGGCATGCAGAGAACTTGCACAATGATTGGCAAGTATTGAGACTTTTGTCTGGTTATTTGGCTGATAAGCGTGCTTCCAACACGTCTGAGCCATTGTCCAGAGAGTTCCTCCAAAGAATTAAGAAGCCTAGAGTCCGGCAGCTAGTTGGCAAATTGTTATGTCCGGTGTCATTGGAGCCTTCCATGTTGAACACTGTTCTGGAAGCATGGTATGGTCCATCTCTCTTGCCCGAAAAGAAACTCACCAACTTCGTTGACATGGTGGAGAGCCTAATGGCGATACTTCCTTCCAATCATCATCTGGCCATTTGTGTATGCAAGCAGTTAACCAGAACCTCAAGTCCAGCAAATGCTTCTGACGGCGTCTTTTTCTGGGGAAGCTCTCTCTTGATAAATGCGTTATTTCAAGCTGTCCCCGTTGCACCAGAATATGTATGGGTAGAAGCTGCAGATATTTTGCATGATCTTACAGGTTCCCGGTCCCTATCCATCAGTTTCCTCAAGAGAGCTCTGTCGATTTATCCATTCTCTACAATGCTGTGGAAATCTTACATCAATTTTTCAGAAGCTGAAGGGGATTCAGGATCTGTAAAAGAAGCTGCAATGGCAAAAGGCATTAAACTCCAGTGA
- the LOC107870220 gene encoding uncharacterized protein LOC107870220 isoform X3 encodes MAKIDQHKDHSVEKSTEEGRGRGNSSGSKEEGELSASENDDQSDCFPDQLTSSDAAPLDQHVHIDTMNENFQDTQAGLTSYFAEKNTSSSKKGCSIDVPSRNSQESAHLKSSKKSREHFVPFLISFSDDSGSDCENSGQKKISASKNRTLAADKFIKPPAPAPRRPQKSQKITRNVAKMPNKEAHKVSSLLTKPNGGTYGNAAHMHSLRKFNNSNMVATFDHGKRTNVHMNSSKLHDLRQLIALRENQLNLERLQNTKQLTSASHRDANFVNKRNLVVRASRETTHDNLQGLKEPDKKRQKIVSPNPSWGFSNSQEMMSVVIGSEKCAIKDSNHPQPTDHSSHGEKYPSCSVITGQLKQKEYQGSSSSTNPSLTLKDGIDAARNHNQSSSNSSKEVASKAANKLDKAKHATELCSQYNQPLLQQKVSSGLAGVNVPEKSDTNLVRSNENTQKPAPDSNIIAASTHGAGSNARANVRKISLNFPSFWNCYDEPNISGSSSIDLQSLLNLEELQDKELEEAQECRRKCEIEERNALKSYRKAQRALLEANARCSHLYSRREQYSSQLRELMMGNPNLLLSCGSPDQIGIRLDSSPAISDVNLHLIPNSSCAVQSTFDLNNQQRSNLNVHPNNVALQNVSSVQEHYNLASDPCSEPDCFTFKPHNEDNGANDMCSPSEDFNTSQNEDEGRFLFEDKSPENHLDYQGKEKSRADMDKNTNNASEGQSAMNSSQDSLLLEASLRSQLFERLRMRTLRQKESPQESLDAVTEGRTENNEVVGRVATDDRLCSDSERENEPQQGFNLQGRDMMSTMFKMPTEVDQPCNNEKFGSDSASPSSYICLDNCITPGNDKSQFASSVTFSYPILKSAILDFKVSDSMDLLKLQSRNSIVQTSHDQGEDNFGSSTTPSISSSVSVEAASLDLIGSKSGSYSCNFTIDPLWPLCIFELRGKCNNPECSMQHVRDYSSGSRMKVPVDTDDKVGSPAQGQISSAKTTLTKSLDCLNLAPPTYLVGLDVLKADLQSCKSIPSHEYSQLWVKCFSLSIVLSSQLPTALPSDELLFYGANARVEVQGGWNRQSLYFQSRNGSSGLSKELFAADDQIVEMALLNLNQEANKLKGRLKALELLAQALEANPTSAVVWIVYLLLYYSSQKSIGKDDMFKYAVDHIECSYELWLLYINSRTQLDERLAAYDAALLALCRHASASDRNALFASAGILDIFLQMMNCLCMSGNIATAIDKITELRPTEEKSDSPLRPSLPGILKCLTISDKCVFWVCCVYLVVYRRLPINVLQRFEYQKEISSIDWPSTDLTFDEKQRAVSLMELAVDSLALFIDREALEDEANLRAAHLFAVNHVRCAMVLKGLDCSRSLLENYVTLYPLCLELVLMLARAEYDFADGSFEGFEDALANWFDEVPGVQCIWNQYVQCALQDRKRDFVEELMARWFQYSWKHRYSQNSCLDPVDGDSSKSLPQSASVSDVAALFSNSSPNDIVFGMLNCSIYKLLQNDYAEAQLAVDRALEAASAESYNHCVRERLLFRHAENLHNDWQVLRLLSGYLADKRASNTSEPLSREFLQRIKKPRVRQLVGKLLCPVSLEPSMLNTVLEAWYGPSLLPEKKLTNFVDMVESLMAILPSNHHLAICVCKQLTRTSSPANASDGVFFWGSSLLINALFQAVPVAPEYVWVEAADILHDLTGSRSLSISFLKRALSIYPFSTMLWKSYINFSEAEGDSGSVKEAAMAKGIKLQ; translated from the exons GATCAGAGTGATTGTTTCCCCGATCAGCTTACAAGCAGTGATGCTGCTCCGTTGGATCAGCATGTTCACATTGATACAATGAATGAGAATTTTCAGGATACGCAGGCAG GACTTACATCGTACTTTGCAGAAAAAAATACTTCTTCCAGCAAAAAGGGTTGCTCGATTGATGTGCCTTCTAGAAATTCTCAAGAATCAGCTCATCTGAAGAGTTCTAAAAAGAGTCGAGAGCATTTTGTACCATTTCTGATAAGCTTCTCAGATGACAGTGGCAGTGACTGTGAAAATTCTGGACAGAAGAAGATTTCAGCAAGTAAAAACAGAACCTTGGCTGCAGATAAATTTATTAAACCACCAGCCCCTGCTCCTCGAAGACCTCAGAAATCGCAAAAGATTACTAGAAATGTGGCAAAGATGCCAAACAAAGAGGCTCACAAAGTTTCTTCTTTATTGACCAAACCTAATGGAGGCACTTACGGAAATGCTGCACATATGCATAGTTTGAGAAAATTTAACAACTCAAATATGGTAGCTACCTTTGACCATGGGAAAAGAACAAATGTACATATGAATTCTAGTAAACTTCATGACTTGCGGCAGTTGATCGCACTTCGCGAGAATCAATTGAATCTTGAGAGATTACAGAATACCAAACAATTAACTTCAGCTTCGCATAGAGATGCAAATTTTGTCAATAAGAGGAATTTGGTGGTGAGGGCATCTAGAGAAACTACTCATGATAATTTGCAAGGACTAAAAGAACCAGACAAGAAACGCCAAAAGATTGTTTCGCCGAATCCAAGTTGGGGTTTCTCAAACTCCCAAGAAATGATGTCTGTGGTTATAGGATCAGAAAAGTGTGCAATAAAGGATTCCAATCACCCTCAACCAACTGATCATAGCAGTCATGGAGAAAAATATCCATCTTGCTCAGTCATTACTGGACAGCTGAAACAAAAAGAGTATCAGGgctcttcttcttcaacaaatcCATCTCTCACTCTCAAAGATG GTATAGATGCCGCAAGGAATCACAATCAGAGTTCCAGCAATTCGTCAAAAGAAGTTGCAAGTAAAGCTGCCAATAAATTG GACAAGGCAAAGCATGCCACTGAACTATGTAGTCAATACAATCAGCCTCTCTTACAGCAGAAAGTGAGTTCTGGGCTTGCTGGTGTTAATGTACCTGAAAAGAGTGACACCAATCTAGTCAGATCTAATGAAAACACGCAGAAGCCCGCTCCAGATAGTAACATCATTGCAGCCTCTACCCACGGTGCAGGCAGCAATGCAAGGGCCAATGTT AGAAAGATTTCTCTGAACTTTCCGAGCTTTTGGAACTGCTATGATGAGCCGAATATTAGTGGAAGCAGCAGCATAGACTTGCAATCATTGTTGAATTTAGAAGAACTTCAAGATAAAGAACTGGAAGAAGCACAGGAATGTCGCCGCAAGTGCGAGATTGAAGAAAGAAATGCTCTGAAATCTTACCGAAAGGCTCAAAGGGCCTTGCTTGAAGCTAATGCTAGATGCTCTCACCTATACAGTAGAAGAGAACAATATTCATCCCAACTTCGAGAACTTATGATGGGAAATCCAAATTTGTTACTGTCTTGTGGGTCTCCTGACCAAATTGGAATTAGATTGGACTCCTCACCTGCAATTTCTGATGTTAATTTGCATTTAATTCCCAATTCAAGTTGTGCAGTGCAGTCTACATTTGACTTAAACAATCAACAGAGATCCAATTTAAATGTCCATCCAAATAATGTCGCTCTTCAAAATGTATCCAGTGTTCAAGAGCATTATAATTTGGCGTCTGATCCATGTAGTGAGCCTGATTGTTTCACATTCAAGCCTCATAATGAAGATAATGGTGCAAATGACATGTGCTCCCCTTCTGAGGATTTCAATACGTCTCAAAATGAGGACGAAGGGAGATTTCTGTTCGAAGATAAATCTCCAGAAAACCATCTGGACTATCAAGGAAAGGAAAAATCCAGAGCTGACATGGACAAGAATACGAACAATGCATCAGAGGGGCAATCAGCAATGAATAGTTCTCAGGATTCTTTACTCCTTGAAGCATCTTTGCGTTCTCAGCTTTTTGAAAGACTAAGGATGAGAACTTTGCGCCAGAAGGAGAGCCCACAAGAGAGCCTGGATGCTGTTACTGAAGGCAGAACAGAAAATAATGAGGTTGTGGGAAGGGTGGCAACGGACGATAGATTATGCTCTGATTCAGAGCGAGAGAATGAGCCACAACAAGGTTTTAACTTGCAAG GTCGTGACATGATGAGTACGATGTTTAAGATGCCTACAGAGGTGGACCAGCCATGCAACAATGAGAAGTTTGGTTCTGATTCTGCATCCCCTTCATCTTATATTTGTCTAGATAATTGTATCACCCCAGGCAACGACAAATCTCAGTTCGCAAGCTCGGTCACCTTTTCATATCCTATCTTGAAGAGTGCTATCTTAGACTTTAAGGTTTCAGATTCCATGGATTTACTCAAATTACAGAGTAGAAATTCCATTGTACAAACTTCTCATGATCAGGGGGAAGACAATTTTGGTAGCAGCACCACTCCAAGCATTTCAAGTTCGGTCTCGGTTGAAGCAGCTTCACTGGATTTAATTGGCAGTAAGAGTGGGTCTTACTCTTGCAATTTTACCATTGACCCGCTTTGGCCACTTTGTATCTTTGAACTTCGGGGGAAGTGCAATAATCCTGAGTGTTCTATGCAACATGTTAGAGACTACTCTTCTGGCAGTAGAATGAAGGTGCCAGTGGATACCGATG ACAAGGTTGGATCACCAGCTCAAGGACAGATATCCTCTGCTAAAACAACTCTTACCAAGTCACTCGACTGCCTTAATTTGGCTCCCCCAACTTATTTGGTTGGCTTGGATGTTCTGAAAGCTGATCTGCAGTCATGTAAATCTATCCCAAGTCATGAGTACAGTCAACTGTGGGTGAAGTGCTTCAGTCTTTCCATTGTTCTGTCAAGTCAGCTGCCCACTGCTCTGCCATCTGATGAGCTGTTATTTTATGGTGCTAATGCTCGTGTTGAGGTCCAGGGTGGTTGGAATAGGCAATCACTTTATTTTCAGAGCAGAAATGGATCATCG GGTCTAAGCAAGGAACTATTTGCTGCTGATGATCAGATTGTAGAAATGGCTCTTCTTAATCTCAATCAGGAGGCTAATAAATTGAAAGGAAGGTTAAAG GCTCTTGAACTCCTTGCTCAAGCTTTGGAAGCTAATCCTACGTCAGCAGTTGTCTGGATTGTTTACCTGTTACTTTACTATAGCAGTCAGAAGTCCATTGGAAAGGATGACATGTTCAAATATGCG GTTGATCACATCGAATGCTCTTACGAACTCTGGCTTTTATATATAAATAGTCGAACACAGCTGGATGAGAGGTTGGCTGCATATGATGCTGCACTCTTGGCCCTGTGTCGCCACGCATCTGCATCTGACAGGAATGCTCTTTTTGCCAGTGCTGGCATATTGGATATATTTTTGCAGATGATGAATTGTCTGTGCATGTCTGGGAATATTGCTACAGCCATTGATAAAATCACTGAGCTACGTCCAACAGAAGAGAAATCTGATAGCCCGCTCAGACCGTCTCTTCCTGGTATCCTTAAATGCTTAACCATTTCTGATAAATGTGTTTTCTGGGTCTGTTGTGTCTACTTGGTTGTGTACAGGAGACTTCCTATTAACGTTCTGCAGCGGTTTGAATATCAGAAAGAAATTTCTTCCATAGATTGGCCATCTACTGACTTGACCTTTGATGAGAAGCAACGTGCTGTCTCTCTGATGGAATTAGCAGTTGATTCTCTAGCGTTATTCATTGATAGAGAGGCTCTTGAAGATGAAGCAAACCTCAGGGCAGCACACCTGTTTGCAGTCAATCACGTTAGATGTGCAATGGTGCTTAAGGGTTTAGATTGTAGTAGGAGTTTGTTAGAGAACTATGTCACATTGTATCCATTATGTCTAGAACTTGTTTTGATGTTAGCTCGGGCAGAATATGATTTTGCAGATGGAAGTTTTGAAGGTTTTGAAGATGCTTTAGCCAATTGGTTTGATGAAGTTCCTGGAGTGCAATGTATTTGGAACCAGTATGTCCAATGCGCACTCCAAGATAGGAAAAGAGATTTTGTTGAGGAATTAATGGCTCGATGGTTCCAGTATTCATGGAAACACAGATATTCTCAAAATAGTTGTCTGGATCCAGTAGATGGTGACAGCTCCAAGTCTTTACCACAGTCTGCTTCAGTATCTGATGTTGCTGCTCTCTTTTCCAATTCTAGCCCGAACGATATTGTATTTGGGATGCTGAACTGTTCTATCTATAAGCTATTACAAAATGACTACGCTGAAGCTCAATTAGCCGTTGATCGGGCATTGGAGGCTGCTTCTGCTGAGAGTTACAATCACTGTGTGAGAGAACGTCTCTTGTTCCGGCATGCAGAGAACTTGCACAATGATTGGCAAGTATTGAGACTTTTGTCTGGTTATTTGGCTGATAAGCGTGCTTCCAACACGTCTGAGCCATTGTCCAGAGAGTTCCTCCAAAGAATTAAGAAGCCTAGAGTCCGGCAGCTAGTTGGCAAATTGTTATGTCCGGTGTCATTGGAGCCTTCCATGTTGAACACTGTTCTGGAAGCATGGTATGGTCCATCTCTCTTGCCCGAAAAGAAACTCACCAACTTCGTTGACATGGTGGAGAGCCTAATGGCGATACTTCCTTCCAATCATCATCTGGCCATTTGTGTATGCAAGCAGTTAACCAGAACCTCAAGTCCAGCAAATGCTTCTGACGGCGTCTTTTTCTGGGGAAGCTCTCTCTTGATAAATGCGTTATTTCAAGCTGTCCCCGTTGCACCAGAATATGTATGGGTAGAAGCTGCAGATATTTTGCATGATCTTACAGGTTCCCGGTCCCTATCCATCAGTTTCCTCAAGAGAGCTCTGTCGATTTATCCATTCTCTACAATGCTGTGGAAATCTTACATCAATTTTTCAGAAGCTGAAGGGGATTCAGGATCTGTAAAAGAAGCTGCAATGGCAAAAGGCATTAAACTCCAGTGA